In Nomia melanderi isolate GNS246 chromosome 4, iyNomMela1, whole genome shotgun sequence, the following are encoded in one genomic region:
- the B52 gene encoding serine and arginine rich splicing factor B52 isoform X6 encodes MSTRVFVGGLTYRVRERDLEKFFRKYGRIKEVAMKNGFAFVEFDDYRDADDAVYELNGKELLGERVAVEIARGVSGRRGDRGYGRSRSWRDNRDDMRHDRDSVNRNTRTASSYKQSLPRYGPPTRTEYRLTVENLSSRVSWQDLKDYMRQAGEVTYADAHKQRRNEGVVEFATYSDLKNAIDKLDDTELNGRRIRLIEDKRRGRRSRSSSSRSRSRSRSRSRRRSRSRSRYNRRSRSRSRSRRSSRSRSRRSSRSKSRAHSKSKSKSKSKSPERSRSRSKSKSRDRSKSKSKSKSKSRSRSRSKAERSKSRSQSKSKAKSPSNSFSRDRSSRERSRGDRSRSRSGSKHSKSRSRSRSPMNGDKSPESNKQKAD; translated from the exons ATGAGCACCCGAGTATTCGTTGGTGGATTAACATACCGGGTGAGAGAGCGCGACCTTGAGAAGTTCTTCCGGAAATATGGTAGAATCAAGGAGGTCGCTATGAAGAATGGATTTGCCTTTGTG GAGTTCGATGACTACAGGGATGCCGACGACGCCGTCTACGAACTCAATGGGAAGGAGCTGCTAGGAGAAAG AGTGGCGGTGGAGATAGCACGGGGTGTTTCAGGGAGGCGAGGCGACCGTGGCTACGGACGCTCACGCTCCTGGAGAGACAA CCGAGACGATATGCGGCACGACAG AGATAGTGTGAACAGAAACACGAGGACTGCATCTAGCTACAAGCAATCATTGCCCAG aTACGGACCACCAACACGCACCGAGTACCGCCTTACCGTGGAAAATCTGTCCAGTCGTGTCAGCTGGCAG GATTTGAAGGATTATATGAGACAGGCTGGAGAAGTGACGTACGCAGATGCACACAAGCAGCGTAGGAACGAAGG AGTTGTAGAATTCGCAACGTACTCTGACCTGAAAAACGCCATCGACAAGTTGGACGACACAGAACTGAACGGACGAAGGATCAGATTGATCGAAGACAAAAGACGCGGACGTCGCTCAAGATCGTCTAGCTCGAGATCAAGATCGCGGTCTCGATCAAGATCACGACGCCGATCTCGCTCCCGCTCAAGGTATAATCGTCGTTCTCGATCCCGATCCAG GAGTCGCCGTAGCTCTCGTAGCCGCAGCCGCCGCAGCAGTCGCTCCAAATCAAGGGCACATTCAAAGTCCAAATCGAAGTCCAAATCCAAATCCCCTGAACGTAGCCGCTCCCGTTCCAAATCCAA ATCAAGAGACCGCTCAAAGTCGAAATCTAAGTCAAagtccaaatccagatctcgtTCTAGGTCCAAGGCCGAGAGGTCAAAGTCCAGGTCGCAGTCCAAATCCAAAGCCAAGTCTCCCTCGAA CTCCTTTTCCAGAGACAGATCTAGTCGCGAACGATCCAGGGGCGACAGATCAAGATCCCGGTCCGGCAGCAAACATAGCAAAAGCCGCAGCCGTTCACGTTCGCCGATGAACGGAGACAAATCACCAGAAAGTAACAAGCAGAAAGCCGATTAA
- the B52 gene encoding serine and arginine rich splicing factor B52 isoform X14 yields the protein MVGTRVYVGGLPYGTRERDLERFFRGYGRFRDVLIKNGYGFVEFDDYRDADDAVYELNGKELLGERITVERARGTPRGSDQWRYGDSRGGYGDSRRSAYGPPTRTEYRLTVENLSSRVSWQDLKDYMRQAGEVTYADAHKQRRNEGVVEFATYSDLKNAIDKLDDTELNGRRIRLIEDKRRGRRSRSSSSRSRSRSRSRSRRRSRSRSRYNRRSRSRSRSRRSSRSRSRRSSRSKSRAHSKSKSKSKSKSPERSRSRSKSKSRDRSKSKSKSKSKSRSRSRSKAERSKSRSQSKSKAKSPSNSFSRDRSSRERSRGDRSRSRSGSKHSKSRSRSRSPMNGDKSPESNKQKAD from the exons ATGGTAGGGACAAGGGTCTATGTCGGTGGGCTTCCATACGGCACCAGGGAAAGAGACCTTGAGAGATTTTTCAGAGGCTACGGTCGATTCCGTGATGTCCTCATCAAGAATGGTTACGGCTTTGTT GAGTTCGATGACTACAGGGATGCCGACGACGCCGTCTACGAACTCAATGGGAAGGAGCTGCTAGGAGAAAG AATTACTGTAGAGAGGGCCCGGGGGACACCTAGGGGTAGTGACCAGTGGCGCTATGGTGACTCCCGTGGTGGTTATGGGGACTCGAGGCGATCTGC aTACGGACCACCAACACGCACCGAGTACCGCCTTACCGTGGAAAATCTGTCCAGTCGTGTCAGCTGGCAG GATTTGAAGGATTATATGAGACAGGCTGGAGAAGTGACGTACGCAGATGCACACAAGCAGCGTAGGAACGAAGG AGTTGTAGAATTCGCAACGTACTCTGACCTGAAAAACGCCATCGACAAGTTGGACGACACAGAACTGAACGGACGAAGGATCAGATTGATCGAAGACAAAAGACGCGGACGTCGCTCAAGATCGTCTAGCTCGAGATCAAGATCGCGGTCTCGATCAAGATCACGACGCCGATCTCGCTCCCGCTCAAGGTATAATCGTCGTTCTCGATCCCGATCCAG GAGTCGCCGTAGCTCTCGTAGCCGCAGCCGCCGCAGCAGTCGCTCCAAATCAAGGGCACATTCAAAGTCCAAATCGAAGTCCAAATCCAAATCCCCTGAACGTAGCCGCTCCCGTTCCAAATCCAA ATCAAGAGACCGCTCAAAGTCGAAATCTAAGTCAAagtccaaatccagatctcgtTCTAGGTCCAAGGCCGAGAGGTCAAAGTCCAGGTCGCAGTCCAAATCCAAAGCCAAGTCTCCCTCGAA CTCCTTTTCCAGAGACAGATCTAGTCGCGAACGATCCAGGGGCGACAGATCAAGATCCCGGTCCGGCAGCAAACATAGCAAAAGCCGCAGCCGTTCACGTTCGCCGATGAACGGAGACAAATCACCAGAAAGTAACAAGCAGAAAGCCGATTAA
- the B52 gene encoding serine and arginine rich splicing factor B52 isoform X2: protein MSTRVFVGGLTYRVRERDLEKFFRKYGRIKEVAMKNGFAFVEFDDYRDADDAVYELNGKELLGERITVERARGTPRGSDQWRYGDSRGGYGDSRRSARDDMRHDRDSVNRNTRTASSYKQSLPRYGPPTRTEYRLTVENLSSRVSWQDLKDYMRQAGEVTYADAHKQRRNEGVVEFATYSDLKNAIDKLDDTELNGRRIRLIEDKRRGRRSRSSSSRSRSRSRSRSRRRSRSRSRYNRRSRSRSRSRRSSRSRSRRSSRSKSRAHSKSKSKSKSKSPERSRSRSKSKSRDRSKSKSKSKSKSRSRSRSKAERSKSRSQSKSKAKSPSNSFSRDRSSRERSRGDRSRSRSGSKHSKSRSRSRSPMNGDKSPESNKQKAD, encoded by the exons ATGAGCACCCGAGTATTCGTTGGTGGATTAACATACCGGGTGAGAGAGCGCGACCTTGAGAAGTTCTTCCGGAAATATGGTAGAATCAAGGAGGTCGCTATGAAGAATGGATTTGCCTTTGTG GAGTTCGATGACTACAGGGATGCCGACGACGCCGTCTACGAACTCAATGGGAAGGAGCTGCTAGGAGAAAG AATTACTGTAGAGAGGGCCCGGGGGACACCTAGGGGTAGTGACCAGTGGCGCTATGGTGACTCCCGTGGTGGTTATGGGGACTCGAGGCGATCTGC CCGAGACGATATGCGGCACGACAG AGATAGTGTGAACAGAAACACGAGGACTGCATCTAGCTACAAGCAATCATTGCCCAG aTACGGACCACCAACACGCACCGAGTACCGCCTTACCGTGGAAAATCTGTCCAGTCGTGTCAGCTGGCAG GATTTGAAGGATTATATGAGACAGGCTGGAGAAGTGACGTACGCAGATGCACACAAGCAGCGTAGGAACGAAGG AGTTGTAGAATTCGCAACGTACTCTGACCTGAAAAACGCCATCGACAAGTTGGACGACACAGAACTGAACGGACGAAGGATCAGATTGATCGAAGACAAAAGACGCGGACGTCGCTCAAGATCGTCTAGCTCGAGATCAAGATCGCGGTCTCGATCAAGATCACGACGCCGATCTCGCTCCCGCTCAAGGTATAATCGTCGTTCTCGATCCCGATCCAG GAGTCGCCGTAGCTCTCGTAGCCGCAGCCGCCGCAGCAGTCGCTCCAAATCAAGGGCACATTCAAAGTCCAAATCGAAGTCCAAATCCAAATCCCCTGAACGTAGCCGCTCCCGTTCCAAATCCAA ATCAAGAGACCGCTCAAAGTCGAAATCTAAGTCAAagtccaaatccagatctcgtTCTAGGTCCAAGGCCGAGAGGTCAAAGTCCAGGTCGCAGTCCAAATCCAAAGCCAAGTCTCCCTCGAA CTCCTTTTCCAGAGACAGATCTAGTCGCGAACGATCCAGGGGCGACAGATCAAGATCCCGGTCCGGCAGCAAACATAGCAAAAGCCGCAGCCGTTCACGTTCGCCGATGAACGGAGACAAATCACCAGAAAGTAACAAGCAGAAAGCCGATTAA
- the B52 gene encoding serine and arginine rich splicing factor B52 isoform X5 — protein sequence MSTRVFVGGLTYRVRERDLEKFFRKYGRIKEVAMKNGFAFVEFDDYRDADDAVYELNGKELLGERITVERARGTPRGSDQWRYGDSRGGYGDSRRSARDDMRHDRDSVNRNTRTASSYKQSLPRYGPPTRTEYRLTVENLSSRVSWQDLKDYMRQAGEVTYADAHKQRRNEGVVEFATYSDLKNAIDKLDDTELNGRRIRLIEDKRRGRRSRSSSSRSRSRSRSRSRRRSRSRSRYNRRSRSRSRSRRSSRSRSRRSSRSKSRAHSKSKSKSKSKSPERSRSRSKSKSRDRSKSKSKSKSKSRSRSRSKAERSKSRSQSKSKAKSPSKDRSSRERSRGDRSRSRSGSKHSKSRSRSRSPMNGDKSPESNKQKAD from the exons ATGAGCACCCGAGTATTCGTTGGTGGATTAACATACCGGGTGAGAGAGCGCGACCTTGAGAAGTTCTTCCGGAAATATGGTAGAATCAAGGAGGTCGCTATGAAGAATGGATTTGCCTTTGTG GAGTTCGATGACTACAGGGATGCCGACGACGCCGTCTACGAACTCAATGGGAAGGAGCTGCTAGGAGAAAG AATTACTGTAGAGAGGGCCCGGGGGACACCTAGGGGTAGTGACCAGTGGCGCTATGGTGACTCCCGTGGTGGTTATGGGGACTCGAGGCGATCTGC CCGAGACGATATGCGGCACGACAG AGATAGTGTGAACAGAAACACGAGGACTGCATCTAGCTACAAGCAATCATTGCCCAG aTACGGACCACCAACACGCACCGAGTACCGCCTTACCGTGGAAAATCTGTCCAGTCGTGTCAGCTGGCAG GATTTGAAGGATTATATGAGACAGGCTGGAGAAGTGACGTACGCAGATGCACACAAGCAGCGTAGGAACGAAGG AGTTGTAGAATTCGCAACGTACTCTGACCTGAAAAACGCCATCGACAAGTTGGACGACACAGAACTGAACGGACGAAGGATCAGATTGATCGAAGACAAAAGACGCGGACGTCGCTCAAGATCGTCTAGCTCGAGATCAAGATCGCGGTCTCGATCAAGATCACGACGCCGATCTCGCTCCCGCTCAAGGTATAATCGTCGTTCTCGATCCCGATCCAG GAGTCGCCGTAGCTCTCGTAGCCGCAGCCGCCGCAGCAGTCGCTCCAAATCAAGGGCACATTCAAAGTCCAAATCGAAGTCCAAATCCAAATCCCCTGAACGTAGCCGCTCCCGTTCCAAATCCAA ATCAAGAGACCGCTCAAAGTCGAAATCTAAGTCAAagtccaaatccagatctcgtTCTAGGTCCAAGGCCGAGAGGTCAAAGTCCAGGTCGCAGTCCAAATCCAAAGCCAAGTCTCCCTCGAA AGACAGATCTAGTCGCGAACGATCCAGGGGCGACAGATCAAGATCCCGGTCCGGCAGCAAACATAGCAAAAGCCGCAGCCGTTCACGTTCGCCGATGAACGGAGACAAATCACCAGAAAGTAACAAGCAGAAAGCCGATTAA
- the B52 gene encoding serine and arginine rich splicing factor B52 isoform X20 encodes MSTRVFVGGLTYRVRERDLEKFFRKYGRIKEVAMKNGFAFVEFDDYRDADDAVYELNGKELLGERITVERARGTPRGSDQWRYGDSRGGYGDSRRSARDDMRHDRYGPPTRTEYRLTVENLSSRVSWQDLKDYMRQAGEVTYADAHKQRRNEGVVEFATYSDLKNAIDKLDDTELNGRRIRLIEDKRRGRRSRSSSSRSRSRSRSRSRRRSRSRSRYNRRSRSRSRSRRSSRSRSRRSSRSKSRAHSKSKSKSKSKSPERSRSRSKSKSRDRSKSKSKSKSKSRSRSRSKAERSKSRSQSKSKAKSPSNSFSRDRSSRERSRGDRSRSRSGSKHSKSRSRSRSPMNGDKSPESNKQKAD; translated from the exons ATGAGCACCCGAGTATTCGTTGGTGGATTAACATACCGGGTGAGAGAGCGCGACCTTGAGAAGTTCTTCCGGAAATATGGTAGAATCAAGGAGGTCGCTATGAAGAATGGATTTGCCTTTGTG GAGTTCGATGACTACAGGGATGCCGACGACGCCGTCTACGAACTCAATGGGAAGGAGCTGCTAGGAGAAAG AATTACTGTAGAGAGGGCCCGGGGGACACCTAGGGGTAGTGACCAGTGGCGCTATGGTGACTCCCGTGGTGGTTATGGGGACTCGAGGCGATCTGC CCGAGACGATATGCGGCACGACAG aTACGGACCACCAACACGCACCGAGTACCGCCTTACCGTGGAAAATCTGTCCAGTCGTGTCAGCTGGCAG GATTTGAAGGATTATATGAGACAGGCTGGAGAAGTGACGTACGCAGATGCACACAAGCAGCGTAGGAACGAAGG AGTTGTAGAATTCGCAACGTACTCTGACCTGAAAAACGCCATCGACAAGTTGGACGACACAGAACTGAACGGACGAAGGATCAGATTGATCGAAGACAAAAGACGCGGACGTCGCTCAAGATCGTCTAGCTCGAGATCAAGATCGCGGTCTCGATCAAGATCACGACGCCGATCTCGCTCCCGCTCAAGGTATAATCGTCGTTCTCGATCCCGATCCAG GAGTCGCCGTAGCTCTCGTAGCCGCAGCCGCCGCAGCAGTCGCTCCAAATCAAGGGCACATTCAAAGTCCAAATCGAAGTCCAAATCCAAATCCCCTGAACGTAGCCGCTCCCGTTCCAAATCCAA ATCAAGAGACCGCTCAAAGTCGAAATCTAAGTCAAagtccaaatccagatctcgtTCTAGGTCCAAGGCCGAGAGGTCAAAGTCCAGGTCGCAGTCCAAATCCAAAGCCAAGTCTCCCTCGAA CTCCTTTTCCAGAGACAGATCTAGTCGCGAACGATCCAGGGGCGACAGATCAAGATCCCGGTCCGGCAGCAAACATAGCAAAAGCCGCAGCCGTTCACGTTCGCCGATGAACGGAGACAAATCACCAGAAAGTAACAAGCAGAAAGCCGATTAA
- the B52 gene encoding serine and arginine rich splicing factor B52 isoform X16 — translation MSTRVFVGGLTYRVRERDLEKFFRKYGRIKEVAMKNGFAFVEFDDYRDADDAVYELNGKELLGERITVERARGTPRGSDQWRYGDSRGGYGDSRRSARDDMRHDRYGPPTRTEYRLTVENLSSRVSWQDLKDYMRQAGEVTYADAHKQRRNEGVVEFATYSDLKNAIDKLDDTELNGRRIRLIEDKRRGRRSRSSSSRSRSRSRSRSRRRSRSRSRSRRSSRSRSRRSSRSKSRAHSKSKSKSKSKSPERSRSRSKSKSRDRSKSKSKSKSKSRSRSRSKAERSKSRSQSKSKAKSPSNSFSRDRSSRERSRGDRSRSRSGSKHSKSRSRSRSPMNGDKSPESNKQKAD, via the exons ATGAGCACCCGAGTATTCGTTGGTGGATTAACATACCGGGTGAGAGAGCGCGACCTTGAGAAGTTCTTCCGGAAATATGGTAGAATCAAGGAGGTCGCTATGAAGAATGGATTTGCCTTTGTG GAGTTCGATGACTACAGGGATGCCGACGACGCCGTCTACGAACTCAATGGGAAGGAGCTGCTAGGAGAAAG AATTACTGTAGAGAGGGCCCGGGGGACACCTAGGGGTAGTGACCAGTGGCGCTATGGTGACTCCCGTGGTGGTTATGGGGACTCGAGGCGATCTGC CCGAGACGATATGCGGCACGACAG aTACGGACCACCAACACGCACCGAGTACCGCCTTACCGTGGAAAATCTGTCCAGTCGTGTCAGCTGGCAG GATTTGAAGGATTATATGAGACAGGCTGGAGAAGTGACGTACGCAGATGCACACAAGCAGCGTAGGAACGAAGG AGTTGTAGAATTCGCAACGTACTCTGACCTGAAAAACGCCATCGACAAGTTGGACGACACAGAACTGAACGGACGAAGGATCAGATTGATCGAAGACAAAAGACGCGGACGTCGCTCAAGATCGTCTAGCTCGAGATCAAGATCGCGGTCTCGATCAAGATCACGACGCCGATCTCGCTCCCGCTCAAG GAGTCGCCGTAGCTCTCGTAGCCGCAGCCGCCGCAGCAGTCGCTCCAAATCAAGGGCACATTCAAAGTCCAAATCGAAGTCCAAATCCAAATCCCCTGAACGTAGCCGCTCCCGTTCCAAATCCAA ATCAAGAGACCGCTCAAAGTCGAAATCTAAGTCAAagtccaaatccagatctcgtTCTAGGTCCAAGGCCGAGAGGTCAAAGTCCAGGTCGCAGTCCAAATCCAAAGCCAAGTCTCCCTCGAA CTCCTTTTCCAGAGACAGATCTAGTCGCGAACGATCCAGGGGCGACAGATCAAGATCCCGGTCCGGCAGCAAACATAGCAAAAGCCGCAGCCGTTCACGTTCGCCGATGAACGGAGACAAATCACCAGAAAGTAACAAGCAGAAAGCCGATTAA
- the B52 gene encoding serine and arginine rich splicing factor B52 isoform X10: protein MVGTRVYVGGLPYGTRERDLERFFRGYGRFRDVLIKNGYGFVEFDDYRDADDAVYELNGKELLGERITVERARGTPRGSDQWRYGDSRGGYGDSRRSARDDMRHDRYGPPTRTEYRLTVENLSSRVSWQDLKDYMRQAGEVTYADAHKQRRNEGVVEFATYSDLKNAIDKLDDTELNGRRIRLIEDKRRGRRSRSSSSRSRSRSRSRSRRRSRSRSRYNRRSRSRSRSRRSSRSRSRRSSRSKSRAHSKSKSKSKSKSPERSRSRSKSKSRDRSKSKSKSKSKSRSRSRSKAERSKSRSQSKSKAKSPSNSFSRDRSSRERSRGDRSRSRSGSKHSKSRSRSRSPMNGDKSPESNKQKAD, encoded by the exons ATGGTAGGGACAAGGGTCTATGTCGGTGGGCTTCCATACGGCACCAGGGAAAGAGACCTTGAGAGATTTTTCAGAGGCTACGGTCGATTCCGTGATGTCCTCATCAAGAATGGTTACGGCTTTGTT GAGTTCGATGACTACAGGGATGCCGACGACGCCGTCTACGAACTCAATGGGAAGGAGCTGCTAGGAGAAAG AATTACTGTAGAGAGGGCCCGGGGGACACCTAGGGGTAGTGACCAGTGGCGCTATGGTGACTCCCGTGGTGGTTATGGGGACTCGAGGCGATCTGC CCGAGACGATATGCGGCACGACAG aTACGGACCACCAACACGCACCGAGTACCGCCTTACCGTGGAAAATCTGTCCAGTCGTGTCAGCTGGCAG GATTTGAAGGATTATATGAGACAGGCTGGAGAAGTGACGTACGCAGATGCACACAAGCAGCGTAGGAACGAAGG AGTTGTAGAATTCGCAACGTACTCTGACCTGAAAAACGCCATCGACAAGTTGGACGACACAGAACTGAACGGACGAAGGATCAGATTGATCGAAGACAAAAGACGCGGACGTCGCTCAAGATCGTCTAGCTCGAGATCAAGATCGCGGTCTCGATCAAGATCACGACGCCGATCTCGCTCCCGCTCAAGGTATAATCGTCGTTCTCGATCCCGATCCAG GAGTCGCCGTAGCTCTCGTAGCCGCAGCCGCCGCAGCAGTCGCTCCAAATCAAGGGCACATTCAAAGTCCAAATCGAAGTCCAAATCCAAATCCCCTGAACGTAGCCGCTCCCGTTCCAAATCCAA ATCAAGAGACCGCTCAAAGTCGAAATCTAAGTCAAagtccaaatccagatctcgtTCTAGGTCCAAGGCCGAGAGGTCAAAGTCCAGGTCGCAGTCCAAATCCAAAGCCAAGTCTCCCTCGAA CTCCTTTTCCAGAGACAGATCTAGTCGCGAACGATCCAGGGGCGACAGATCAAGATCCCGGTCCGGCAGCAAACATAGCAAAAGCCGCAGCCGTTCACGTTCGCCGATGAACGGAGACAAATCACCAGAAAGTAACAAGCAGAAAGCCGATTAA
- the B52 gene encoding serine and arginine rich splicing factor B52 isoform X8, which yields MVGTRVYVGGLPYGTRERDLERFFRGYGRFRDVLIKNGYGFVEFDDYRDADDAVYELNGKELLGERITVERARGTPRGSDQWRYGDSRGGYGDSRRSARDDMRHDRDSVNRNTRTASSYKQSLPRYGPPTRTEYRLTVENLSSRVSWQDLKDYMRQAGEVTYADAHKQRRNEGVVEFATYSDLKNAIDKLDDTELNGRRIRLIEDKRRGRRSRSSSSRSRSRSRSRSRRRSRSRSRSRRSSRSRSRRSSRSKSRAHSKSKSKSKSKSPERSRSRSKSKSRDRSKSKSKSKSKSRSRSRSKAERSKSRSQSKSKAKSPSKDRSSRERSRGDRSRSRSGSKHSKSRSRSRSPMNGDKSPESNKQKAD from the exons ATGGTAGGGACAAGGGTCTATGTCGGTGGGCTTCCATACGGCACCAGGGAAAGAGACCTTGAGAGATTTTTCAGAGGCTACGGTCGATTCCGTGATGTCCTCATCAAGAATGGTTACGGCTTTGTT GAGTTCGATGACTACAGGGATGCCGACGACGCCGTCTACGAACTCAATGGGAAGGAGCTGCTAGGAGAAAG AATTACTGTAGAGAGGGCCCGGGGGACACCTAGGGGTAGTGACCAGTGGCGCTATGGTGACTCCCGTGGTGGTTATGGGGACTCGAGGCGATCTGC CCGAGACGATATGCGGCACGACAG AGATAGTGTGAACAGAAACACGAGGACTGCATCTAGCTACAAGCAATCATTGCCCAG aTACGGACCACCAACACGCACCGAGTACCGCCTTACCGTGGAAAATCTGTCCAGTCGTGTCAGCTGGCAG GATTTGAAGGATTATATGAGACAGGCTGGAGAAGTGACGTACGCAGATGCACACAAGCAGCGTAGGAACGAAGG AGTTGTAGAATTCGCAACGTACTCTGACCTGAAAAACGCCATCGACAAGTTGGACGACACAGAACTGAACGGACGAAGGATCAGATTGATCGAAGACAAAAGACGCGGACGTCGCTCAAGATCGTCTAGCTCGAGATCAAGATCGCGGTCTCGATCAAGATCACGACGCCGATCTCGCTCCCGCTCAAG GAGTCGCCGTAGCTCTCGTAGCCGCAGCCGCCGCAGCAGTCGCTCCAAATCAAGGGCACATTCAAAGTCCAAATCGAAGTCCAAATCCAAATCCCCTGAACGTAGCCGCTCCCGTTCCAAATCCAA ATCAAGAGACCGCTCAAAGTCGAAATCTAAGTCAAagtccaaatccagatctcgtTCTAGGTCCAAGGCCGAGAGGTCAAAGTCCAGGTCGCAGTCCAAATCCAAAGCCAAGTCTCCCTCGAA AGACAGATCTAGTCGCGAACGATCCAGGGGCGACAGATCAAGATCCCGGTCCGGCAGCAAACATAGCAAAAGCCGCAGCCGTTCACGTTCGCCGATGAACGGAGACAAATCACCAGAAAGTAACAAGCAGAAAGCCGATTAA
- the B52 gene encoding serine and arginine rich splicing factor B52 isoform X9 has translation MSTRVFVGGLTYRVRERDLEKFFRKYGRIKEVAMKNGFAFVEFDDYRDADDAVYELNGKELLGERITVERARGTPRGSDQWRYGDSRGGYGDSRRSARDDMRHDRDSVNRNTRTASSYKQSLPRYGPPTRTEYRLTVENLSSRVSWQDLKDYMRQAGEVTYADAHKQRRNEGVVEFATYSDLKNAIDKLDDTELNGRRIRLIEDKRRGRRSRSSSSRSRSRSRSRSRRRSRSRSRSRRSSRSRSRRSSRSKSRAHSKSKSKSKSKSPERSRSRSKSKSRDRSKSKSKSKSKSRSRSRSKAERSKSRSQSKSKAKSPSKDRSSRERSRGDRSRSRSGSKHSKSRSRSRSPMNGDKSPESNKQKAD, from the exons ATGAGCACCCGAGTATTCGTTGGTGGATTAACATACCGGGTGAGAGAGCGCGACCTTGAGAAGTTCTTCCGGAAATATGGTAGAATCAAGGAGGTCGCTATGAAGAATGGATTTGCCTTTGTG GAGTTCGATGACTACAGGGATGCCGACGACGCCGTCTACGAACTCAATGGGAAGGAGCTGCTAGGAGAAAG AATTACTGTAGAGAGGGCCCGGGGGACACCTAGGGGTAGTGACCAGTGGCGCTATGGTGACTCCCGTGGTGGTTATGGGGACTCGAGGCGATCTGC CCGAGACGATATGCGGCACGACAG AGATAGTGTGAACAGAAACACGAGGACTGCATCTAGCTACAAGCAATCATTGCCCAG aTACGGACCACCAACACGCACCGAGTACCGCCTTACCGTGGAAAATCTGTCCAGTCGTGTCAGCTGGCAG GATTTGAAGGATTATATGAGACAGGCTGGAGAAGTGACGTACGCAGATGCACACAAGCAGCGTAGGAACGAAGG AGTTGTAGAATTCGCAACGTACTCTGACCTGAAAAACGCCATCGACAAGTTGGACGACACAGAACTGAACGGACGAAGGATCAGATTGATCGAAGACAAAAGACGCGGACGTCGCTCAAGATCGTCTAGCTCGAGATCAAGATCGCGGTCTCGATCAAGATCACGACGCCGATCTCGCTCCCGCTCAAG GAGTCGCCGTAGCTCTCGTAGCCGCAGCCGCCGCAGCAGTCGCTCCAAATCAAGGGCACATTCAAAGTCCAAATCGAAGTCCAAATCCAAATCCCCTGAACGTAGCCGCTCCCGTTCCAAATCCAA ATCAAGAGACCGCTCAAAGTCGAAATCTAAGTCAAagtccaaatccagatctcgtTCTAGGTCCAAGGCCGAGAGGTCAAAGTCCAGGTCGCAGTCCAAATCCAAAGCCAAGTCTCCCTCGAA AGACAGATCTAGTCGCGAACGATCCAGGGGCGACAGATCAAGATCCCGGTCCGGCAGCAAACATAGCAAAAGCCGCAGCCGTTCACGTTCGCCGATGAACGGAGACAAATCACCAGAAAGTAACAAGCAGAAAGCCGATTAA